One genomic segment of Polynucleobacter sp. MWH-UH2A includes these proteins:
- the pnp gene encoding polyribonucleotide nucleotidyltransferase: MSMFKKAVKSFQWGNHQVTMETGEIARQAGGAVIVNVDDTVVMGTVVASKTAKPGQDFFPLTVDYLEKTYAAGKIPGGFFRREGRPSEGETLISRLIDRPIRPLFPEGFYNEVQVVVHVLSINPDVPSDIPALIAASAALAVSGIPFSGPVGAARVGYTNGQYLLNPTRSEQATSELDLIVAGTQAAVLMVESEANQLSEEVMLGAVVYGHDQMQTAINAINDLVREAGKPEWDWQAAPKDEPLIAKVSALAEGPLREAYQIRQKGARSDKLKAITKEVLAKLAEEGEVDDVAVGNILFEIEAKIVRSQILNGEPRIDGRDTRTVRPIEIRNGVLPRTHGSALFTRGETQALVVATLGTARDEQIIDALEGEYRDRFMFHYNMPPFATGETGRVGSPKRREIGHGRLAKRALIPVLPSPEDFAYSIRVVSEITESNGSSSMASVCGGCLAMMDAGVPVKAHVAGVAMGLILDGNRFAVLTDILGDEDHLGDMDFKVAGTANGITALQMDIKVQGITKEIMQVALAQAKEGRLHILSKMQEAMGSVRTELSAHAPRMVSFKIHPDKIREVIGKGGATIQALTKETGCSIDIQDDGTVTIASTNADGLAEAKSRIEGITAEAEVGKIYEGPVVKLLEFGALVNILPGKDGLLHISEISNERVKEVKDYLQEGQIVRVKLLAADERGRLRLSLKAAMADEGGSIAPLAGATDAAPTGETA; encoded by the coding sequence ATGAGTATGTTTAAAAAAGCAGTGAAGAGTTTTCAGTGGGGCAACCATCAAGTTACTATGGAAACAGGCGAGATTGCTCGTCAAGCTGGTGGTGCGGTTATCGTTAACGTGGATGACACAGTTGTTATGGGTACAGTCGTTGCCTCTAAGACAGCTAAGCCAGGCCAAGACTTTTTCCCATTAACAGTTGACTATCTTGAGAAGACTTATGCTGCGGGCAAGATCCCTGGCGGCTTCTTCCGTCGCGAAGGTCGTCCATCTGAAGGCGAGACATTAATCTCCCGTTTGATAGATCGCCCGATTCGTCCATTGTTCCCAGAAGGCTTCTACAACGAAGTTCAGGTGGTAGTTCATGTGTTGTCTATCAACCCAGACGTGCCATCTGATATTCCTGCATTGATCGCAGCATCTGCAGCATTGGCTGTTTCTGGTATTCCATTTAGCGGTCCAGTTGGCGCAGCTCGCGTAGGCTACACTAATGGTCAATATTTATTGAACCCAACTCGTTCAGAGCAAGCTACTAGTGAACTCGATTTAATCGTTGCTGGTACACAAGCTGCTGTATTGATGGTGGAATCTGAAGCGAACCAGCTTTCTGAAGAAGTGATGTTGGGTGCGGTTGTATATGGTCACGATCAAATGCAAACTGCTATCAACGCGATTAATGATTTGGTTCGTGAAGCAGGTAAACCAGAGTGGGATTGGCAAGCCGCTCCTAAAGATGAGCCATTGATTGCTAAGGTTTCAGCATTGGCTGAAGGCCCATTACGTGAGGCTTATCAAATTCGTCAAAAGGGCGCACGCTCTGACAAACTTAAGGCCATCACCAAAGAGGTATTGGCGAAGTTGGCTGAAGAAGGTGAGGTGGATGATGTTGCTGTTGGCAATATCTTGTTTGAAATCGAAGCTAAGATTGTTCGTAGCCAGATTTTAAATGGCGAGCCACGTATTGATGGCCGCGATACCCGTACTGTTCGTCCGATTGAGATTCGCAATGGCGTATTGCCACGCACTCACGGTTCAGCATTGTTTACTCGTGGTGAAACTCAGGCTCTCGTTGTTGCTACTTTGGGTACAGCACGTGATGAGCAGATCATTGACGCACTCGAAGGTGAATACCGCGATCGTTTCATGTTCCACTACAACATGCCTCCATTTGCTACTGGCGAAACTGGCCGCGTAGGTAGCCCTAAGCGTCGTGAAATTGGTCACGGCCGTTTGGCAAAGCGTGCATTGATTCCGGTATTGCCAAGCCCAGAAGACTTTGCATACAGCATCCGCGTGGTTTCTGAGATTACCGAATCTAACGGTTCTTCATCCATGGCTTCTGTTTGCGGTGGCTGCTTGGCAATGATGGATGCTGGCGTTCCAGTCAAGGCACACGTTGCTGGTGTTGCAATGGGCTTGATTTTGGATGGCAATCGTTTTGCAGTTCTAACAGATATCTTGGGTGACGAAGATCACTTAGGTGATATGGACTTCAAGGTGGCCGGTACAGCCAATGGTATTACTGCATTGCAGATGGATATCAAAGTACAAGGTATTACTAAAGAGATCATGCAGGTTGCATTAGCTCAGGCTAAAGAAGGCCGTTTGCATATCTTGAGCAAGATGCAAGAAGCAATGGGTTCTGTGCGCACCGAATTGTCAGCACATGCTCCACGCATGGTGTCATTCAAGATTCATCCAGACAAGATTCGTGAAGTTATCGGCAAGGGTGGTGCAACTATCCAGGCTTTGACTAAAGAAACTGGTTGCAGCATTGATATTCAAGACGATGGTACTGTGACCATTGCCTCTACAAATGCGGATGGTTTAGCAGAAGCGAAATCTCGCATCGAAGGCATTACTGCTGAAGCTGAAGTAGGCAAGATCTATGAAGGCCCAGTGGTTAAGCTGCTTGAATTTGGCGCACTTGTAAACATTCTTCCTGGCAAAGATGGTCTATTGCACATCTCTGAAATTTCAAATGAGCGTGTAAAAGAAGTAAAAGATTATTTGCAAGAAGGTCAGATTGTTCGCGTGAAGTTGCTTGCTGCTGATGAGCGTGGTCGTTTACGTTTATCACTCAAGGCTGCTATGGCTGATGAAGGCGGTAGTATTGCGCCTTTAGCAGGTGCGACTGATGCTGCCCCAACTGGCGAAACTGCTTAA
- a CDS encoding NAD(P)H-quinone oxidoreductase codes for MRVIEIKEFGTPEMLVPTTRPDPVVPSAGSGEILIKVLAAGINRPDVLQRKGHYPVPAGASDIPGLEVAGEIIGGDLSHADNAFGLKVGDKVCALVQGGGYADLCTAPVAQCLPYPTGFSDQEAAALPETFYTVWSNVFMRGELSDGETLLVQGGSSGIGVTAILLAKAMGHKVFVTAGTDEKCAACLKLGADLAINYKTQDFVEEVKKATDGKGVNVILDMVTGAYVQREIDCLADDGRIVIIAIQGGSKAEVSTNQILRRRLTITGSTLRPRPVSFKKQITKQLHDHVWPLLNAGKLKPAIYKTFTLDQAADAHRLMESSEHVGKIVLTV; via the coding sequence ATGCGCGTTATTGAGATCAAAGAATTTGGTACGCCAGAAATGTTGGTGCCAACCACTCGTCCTGATCCTGTGGTTCCGTCTGCGGGATCTGGCGAGATCTTAATTAAAGTATTAGCAGCAGGTATTAATCGACCTGATGTTTTACAGCGTAAAGGGCATTACCCAGTTCCTGCTGGTGCTTCCGATATTCCAGGCTTAGAAGTTGCAGGTGAAATTATTGGCGGTGATTTATCACATGCCGATAATGCATTTGGCCTCAAGGTTGGTGATAAGGTTTGTGCCTTAGTGCAGGGTGGCGGTTATGCGGATTTATGCACCGCGCCAGTTGCGCAGTGTTTACCATACCCAACGGGCTTTAGTGATCAAGAGGCTGCTGCCTTGCCAGAAACTTTCTATACCGTGTGGAGCAATGTCTTTATGCGTGGCGAGTTATCTGATGGTGAGACTTTGTTAGTGCAGGGTGGTTCAAGCGGTATTGGTGTGACAGCGATATTGCTTGCAAAGGCGATGGGTCACAAGGTGTTCGTTACCGCTGGTACTGATGAAAAGTGTGCTGCTTGTTTAAAGCTAGGCGCCGATCTTGCAATCAATTACAAAACCCAAGACTTTGTTGAAGAGGTAAAAAAAGCCACAGATGGCAAGGGCGTCAATGTCATTCTGGATATGGTTACGGGTGCTTACGTCCAACGTGAGATTGATTGTTTGGCTGATGATGGCCGTATTGTGATTATTGCCATTCAGGGTGGATCAAAGGCTGAAGTGAGTACCAATCAGATTTTGCGTCGCCGCCTTACTATTACTGGATCGACTTTACGTCCACGTCCTGTTTCATTTAAGAAGCAAATCACCAAGCAGTTGCATGATCATGTTTGGCCCTTGCTCAATGCGGGCAAGTTAAAGCCAGCAATCTACAAGACCTTTACATTGGACCAAGCGGCAGATGCACATCGTTTGATGGAGTCGTCTGAGCATGTTGGCAAAATTGTTTTGACGGTATAA
- the tpiA gene encoding triose-phosphate isomerase produces the protein MRPLIIVGNWKMNGSLASNQDWIKVVAHGMESGMPAGRKFVVCPPSPYLQQCADLIQGHSIAFLSLGAQDVSAQSSGAYTGETGASMLKEMGCHYVIVGHSERRQMHHEVDETVAAKALQALDNGITPIICVGETLDERNSGRAEEVVCGQIAKQVNVLQDRLADCLIAYEPVWAIGTGKVASAQIAQDMHRHIRLQLAEFDEDVASHVGILYGGSVKPDNAVELFAMPDIDGGLVGGASLDPQDFLAICRA, from the coding sequence ATGCGTCCACTTATCATCGTTGGCAACTGGAAAATGAATGGCAGTCTTGCAAGTAATCAAGACTGGATCAAAGTAGTTGCTCATGGCATGGAAAGTGGTATGCCTGCAGGTCGTAAATTTGTAGTTTGCCCACCGTCTCCATATTTGCAGCAATGTGCTGATTTGATCCAAGGGCACTCCATCGCATTTTTAAGCTTGGGCGCTCAAGATGTTTCTGCGCAATCTTCTGGCGCGTACACCGGTGAAACTGGTGCAAGCATGCTGAAAGAGATGGGGTGTCATTATGTGATTGTTGGACACTCTGAGCGTCGTCAAATGCATCATGAGGTTGATGAGACAGTTGCCGCCAAGGCTCTACAAGCGCTTGATAACGGCATTACGCCCATCATTTGCGTTGGTGAAACCCTGGATGAGCGTAATTCTGGAAGGGCCGAGGAAGTTGTTTGTGGACAAATTGCAAAGCAAGTGAACGTATTACAGGATCGTTTAGCGGACTGTCTGATTGCGTATGAGCCCGTTTGGGCAATTGGCACTGGCAAGGTAGCTAGTGCACAAATTGCGCAAGATATGCACCGTCACATTCGTCTTCAGTTGGCTGAGTTTGATGAAGATGTCGCATCTCATGTTGGAATTTTGTATGGAGGCAGCGTTAAACCGGACAATGCTGTTGAGTTGTTTGCCATGCCGGATATTGATGGCGGATTGGTTGGGGGCGCATCTTTAGATCCTCAAGATTTTCTAGCCATCTGTAGAGCATAG
- the secG gene encoding preprotein translocase subunit SecG: protein MEWFKTLLIVLQVISALAVILLVLLQQGKGADMGAAFGSGASGSLFGASGSANFLSHTTAIFAAVFFIATIGITWIGNKKEVNPGVLSGTVAPVATPVVPVAPAQDPSKPAVPK from the coding sequence GTGGAATGGTTTAAGACTTTATTGATCGTGTTGCAGGTAATTTCAGCATTGGCTGTTATTTTGTTAGTTCTCTTGCAGCAGGGTAAGGGCGCCGATATGGGTGCTGCTTTTGGATCAGGTGCTTCTGGCAGCTTATTTGGCGCCAGTGGGTCAGCCAATTTTCTGTCTCACACAACTGCCATTTTTGCAGCGGTGTTTTTTATCGCCACTATTGGTATTACTTGGATTGGGAATAAGAAAGAAGTAAATCCTGGCGTCCTCTCTGGAACTGTAGCTCCAGTTGCTACCCCAGTAGTGCCGGTGGCCCCTGCTCAAGACCCGAGTAAGCCAGCCGTTCCAAAGTAA
- a CDS encoding NADH-quinone oxidoreductase subunit A, whose amino-acid sequence MNLANYFPVLLFILVGIGVGLVPMFLGKILAPSKPDAEKLSPYECGFEAFEDARMKFDVRYYLIAILFILFDLETAFLFPWGVALRDLGWFGYASMVIFLLEFIVGFVYIWKKGALDWE is encoded by the coding sequence TTGAATCTCGCTAATTACTTTCCTGTTCTGCTTTTCATCCTCGTAGGAATTGGGGTTGGATTAGTGCCCATGTTCCTTGGAAAAATTCTGGCTCCTTCGAAGCCTGATGCTGAAAAATTATCGCCATATGAGTGCGGATTTGAAGCTTTCGAAGATGCGCGTATGAAGTTCGACGTGCGCTATTACCTCATTGCCATTCTCTTTATTTTGTTTGACCTTGAAACTGCATTCCTCTTTCCTTGGGGTGTTGCATTGCGTGATCTGGGTTGGTTTGGCTACGCCTCTATGGTGATCTTCCTTTTGGAATTCATTGTGGGATTTGTATATATCTGGAAAAAGGGCGCTCTCGACTGGGAGTGA
- a CDS encoding NADH-quinone oxidoreductase subunit B family protein, with translation MALEGVLKEGFVTTTADQLINWTRNGSLWPMTFGLACCAVEMMHAGASRYDLDRFGVVFRPSPRQSDLMIVAGTLCNKMAPALRKVYDQMPEPRWVISMGSCANGGGYYHNSYSVVRGCDRIVPVDIYVPGCPPTAEALIYGIIQLQSKIARTSTIARKA, from the coding sequence ATGGCATTAGAAGGCGTTCTAAAAGAAGGTTTTGTTACTACAACAGCTGATCAACTGATTAACTGGACTCGCAATGGCTCTTTGTGGCCAATGACCTTTGGTCTTGCTTGTTGCGCAGTTGAAATGATGCATGCAGGCGCTTCCCGTTATGACTTAGATCGTTTTGGCGTGGTTTTCCGCCCGTCACCGCGTCAATCAGACCTGATGATTGTTGCTGGCACTCTATGCAACAAAATGGCACCTGCTTTGCGTAAGGTTTACGATCAAATGCCTGAACCACGCTGGGTAATCTCCATGGGTTCATGCGCAAATGGCGGCGGCTACTACCATAACTCCTATTCAGTTGTACGCGGTTGTGACCGCATTGTTCCAGTCGACATTTATGTTCCTGGTTGCCCTCCAACTGCAGAAGCGTTGATCTATGGAATTATTCAATTGCAATCCAAGATCGCTCGCACTAGCACTATTGCGCGGAAGGCTTAA
- a CDS encoding NADH-quinone oxidoreductase subunit C: protein MSDRLVQLAANLEKVLGQRIQSVEIALGEVTVTVKADTYFESALMLRDDPSLAFEQLIDLCGVDYQDYRDGAWSGQRFGVVSHLLSLEHNWRLRVRVFAPDDSYPLVASITPVWNSANWFEREAFDLYGIIFEGHDDLRRILTDYGFIGHPFRKDFPISGNVEMRYDPELKRVVYQPVTIEAREITPRIVREEQYGGQA, encoded by the coding sequence ATGTCAGATCGTTTAGTTCAATTAGCCGCTAACCTAGAAAAAGTTTTAGGTCAGCGTATTCAGTCTGTAGAGATTGCTCTTGGCGAAGTGACTGTCACAGTAAAAGCAGATACTTATTTTGAGTCTGCCTTAATGCTCCGCGATGATCCCTCATTAGCGTTTGAGCAATTGATAGATTTATGCGGCGTTGATTACCAAGACTATCGTGATGGTGCATGGAGCGGTCAACGTTTTGGCGTTGTCAGTCACTTATTGTCCTTAGAGCATAACTGGCGTTTGCGCGTACGTGTTTTTGCACCAGATGATAGCTATCCATTAGTTGCATCAATTACTCCTGTTTGGAACTCTGCAAACTGGTTCGAGCGTGAAGCATTTGACCTCTACGGAATTATTTTTGAAGGCCACGATGACTTACGTCGTATCTTGACTGACTATGGCTTTATTGGCCATCCATTTAGAAAAGATTTCCCAATCAGCGGCAATGTAGAAATGCGTTATGACCCTGAGTTAAAGCGCGTTGTTTATCAGCCAGTAACGATTGAAGCACGCGAAATTACTCCACGCATTGTTCGTGAAGAGCAGTATGGAGGTCAGGCTTAA
- a CDS encoding NADH-quinone oxidoreductase subunit D has protein sequence MAQIKNYTLNFGPQHPAAHGVLRLVLELDGEVIQRADPHIGLLHRATEKLAETRTWIQNVPYMDRLDYVSMMSNEHAYVMAIEKLLQVDVPLRAQYIRVMYDELTRLLNHLLWIGCHGLDVGAMAVFLYAFRDREDIFDMYEAVSGARMHAAYYRPGGVYRDLPDQMAQYNKSKIRSASALKRLNENRSGTLLDFIEQFSNGFDANVDEYCNLLTDNRIWKQRLVNIGVVTPERALQLGFTGPMLRGSGIEWDLRKKQPYEVYDRLDFDIPVGVNGDSYDRYLVRMEEMRQSNRIIKQCVAWLKANPGSVMSDNHKVSPPKRVDMKTNMEELIHHFKLFTEGIHVPDGEAYSAVEHPKGEFGIYLISDGANKPYRMKIRAPGFVHLSAMDEMSRGHMLADAVTIIGTQDIVFGEIDR, from the coding sequence ATGGCACAGATTAAGAACTACACCCTCAATTTTGGACCTCAGCATCCTGCGGCACACGGCGTATTACGTCTTGTTCTCGAGCTCGATGGCGAGGTCATTCAGCGCGCTGACCCACATATTGGTCTGTTGCATCGCGCTACTGAAAAATTAGCTGAGACACGCACTTGGATTCAGAACGTTCCATACATGGATCGTTTGGATTATGTATCCATGATGTCCAATGAGCATGCGTACGTCATGGCAATTGAAAAATTATTGCAAGTTGATGTTCCACTGCGTGCGCAATATATTCGTGTCATGTATGACGAGCTCACACGCTTGTTGAATCATTTGCTTTGGATTGGTTGTCACGGATTAGACGTTGGCGCAATGGCAGTGTTCTTGTATGCATTCCGTGATCGTGAAGATATTTTTGATATGTACGAGGCAGTATCAGGTGCTCGCATGCATGCTGCTTACTATCGTCCAGGTGGCGTATATCGCGACTTGCCAGATCAAATGGCACAGTACAACAAGTCCAAGATTCGTAGTGCATCGGCATTAAAACGTTTAAATGAAAATCGTAGCGGTACATTGCTTGATTTCATTGAGCAGTTCTCTAATGGCTTTGATGCAAACGTTGACGAGTATTGCAATTTACTTACTGATAACCGCATTTGGAAGCAGCGTCTCGTGAACATTGGCGTTGTTACGCCCGAGCGTGCTTTGCAGTTGGGCTTTACGGGCCCGATGTTGCGCGGCTCAGGTATTGAATGGGATTTGCGTAAGAAGCAACCTTACGAGGTCTATGACCGTCTTGATTTTGATATTCCAGTTGGGGTGAATGGCGATTCTTACGATCGTTATTTGGTTCGCATGGAAGAAATGCGTCAGTCGAATCGCATCATCAAGCAGTGCGTAGCTTGGTTAAAGGCTAACCCAGGTTCTGTGATGAGCGATAACCATAAGGTTTCTCCACCAAAACGCGTGGATATGAAAACCAATATGGAAGAATTGATTCACCATTTCAAACTCTTTACCGAAGGAATTCATGTTCCAGACGGTGAGGCGTATTCCGCAGTAGAGCATCCTAAGGGTGAGTTTGGCATTTATTTGATTTCTGATGGTGCCAATAAGCCATACCGCATGAAGATTCGTGCACCAGGATTTGTGCATTTGTCGGCCATGGACGAGATGTCTCGTGGGCATATGCTAGCTGATGCTGTAACCATTATTGGTACGCAAGATATTGTGTTCGGGGAGATTGACCGCTAA
- the nuoE gene encoding NADH-quinone oxidoreductase subunit NuoE, which yields MTTTLQLSDKTLADIARNVAKYPPEQKQSAVMASLIAAQTEVGWVSPEVIATVAQILEMPTIAVEEVATFYNMYNTKPIGKYKLVICTNLPCQLTHGETAATYLKESLGIGFNETTPCGMFTLKEGECMGACGDSPVMLVNDKRMCSFMSKEKIDALLNELRAEGKAA from the coding sequence ATGACAACAACTCTTCAACTATCCGATAAAACGCTGGCAGACATTGCCCGCAATGTCGCGAAATATCCGCCAGAGCAAAAACAGTCCGCGGTGATGGCTTCATTGATTGCTGCTCAAACTGAAGTAGGTTGGGTATCGCCTGAAGTCATTGCGACGGTTGCTCAAATTTTAGAAATGCCAACGATTGCTGTAGAAGAAGTGGCAACTTTCTACAACATGTACAACACCAAACCGATTGGTAAGTACAAATTGGTAATCTGCACAAACTTGCCATGCCAGTTAACTCATGGTGAAACAGCTGCCACGTACTTAAAAGAATCTTTAGGCATTGGCTTTAACGAAACAACTCCATGCGGTATGTTTACTCTTAAAGAGGGTGAGTGCATGGGTGCTTGCGGTGATTCACCAGTCATGTTGGTGAATGACAAGCGTATGTGCAGCTTTATGAGTAAAGAAAAGATTGATGCTCTATTAAACGAGCTACGTGCAGAAGGGAAAGCGGCATGA
- the nuoF gene encoding NADH-quinone oxidoreductase subunit NuoF, with protein sequence MTSLHDRHIKPLILAGLNGNNWRLKDYESRGGYQQLRRLINDKVAPDAIIAELKASSLRGRGGAGFPTGLKWSFMPRQFPGQKYLVCNSDEGEPGTFKDRDIMRYNPHALIEGMIIGAYTMGISAGYNYIHGEIWEVYSRFEEALEEARAAGYLGDKILGSDFSFQLHAAPGWGAYICGEETALLESLEGKKGQPRFKPPFPASFGLYGKPTTINNTETFAAVPFILAIGGQAYLDLGKPNNGGTKIFSVSGDVAHPGNYEIPLGTPFAELLKLAGGMRDGKAIKAVIPGGSSAPVIPGAQMMDLTMDYDSIAKAGSMLGSGAVIVMNETRCMVRALERLSYFYHEESCGQCTPCREGTGWLWRIVHRIEHGQGRPEDLDLLNDVAANIQGRTICALGDAAAMPVRGMLKHYMDEFAYHVEHKRCLDSAKPL encoded by the coding sequence ATGACCAGTTTGCACGATCGTCACATTAAGCCTTTGATCCTTGCTGGATTGAATGGCAATAACTGGCGCTTAAAAGATTACGAAAGTCGCGGTGGCTATCAACAATTGCGTCGTTTAATCAATGACAAAGTTGCTCCTGATGCCATCATCGCTGAGTTGAAGGCTTCTTCCTTGCGTGGACGTGGAGGCGCAGGCTTCCCAACAGGGTTGAAGTGGAGTTTTATGCCTCGTCAGTTCCCAGGCCAAAAGTATTTGGTTTGTAATAGTGACGAAGGCGAGCCAGGTACATTCAAAGATCGCGACATCATGCGTTATAACCCGCATGCCCTTATCGAAGGCATGATTATTGGTGCATACACCATGGGTATTAGCGCTGGCTATAACTACATCCATGGCGAAATCTGGGAAGTGTATTCACGCTTCGAGGAGGCTTTGGAAGAAGCTCGTGCTGCAGGATATTTGGGCGACAAAATTTTAGGCAGTGATTTCTCATTCCAATTGCACGCTGCTCCAGGTTGGGGCGCCTACATTTGTGGCGAAGAAACTGCATTACTTGAATCCTTGGAAGGTAAAAAAGGTCAACCACGCTTTAAGCCACCATTTCCTGCAAGCTTTGGTTTGTATGGCAAACCAACGACGATTAACAATACAGAAACATTTGCAGCCGTGCCATTTATCTTGGCGATTGGTGGCCAAGCCTACTTGGATCTTGGCAAGCCAAATAATGGCGGCACAAAGATTTTCTCGGTATCTGGTGACGTAGCGCATCCAGGTAATTACGAGATTCCATTAGGCACACCTTTTGCCGAGCTCTTAAAGTTGGCTGGTGGTATGCGAGATGGCAAGGCAATTAAAGCGGTTATTCCAGGTGGTTCATCTGCTCCGGTAATTCCTGGGGCTCAAATGATGGATTTGACGATGGATTACGACAGCATTGCTAAGGCGGGATCCATGTTGGGTTCAGGCGCAGTGATTGTAATGAATGAAACACGTTGCATGGTTCGTGCATTGGAGCGTTTGTCTTACTTCTATCATGAGGAATCTTGTGGTCAGTGCACACCATGCCGCGAAGGTACAGGTTGGTTGTGGCGCATTGTTCATCGCATTGAACATGGCCAAGGACGCCCAGAGGATTTAGATTTGCTCAATGATGTTGCTGCCAATATTCAGGGCCGCACGATTTGTGCATTGGGCGATGCTGCCGCCATGCCAGTGCGTGGCATGTTGAAGCATTATATGGATGAATTTGCGTATCACGTAGAACACAAGCGCTGCTTAGATTCTGCGAAACCTTTATAA